The sequence below is a genomic window from Desulfovibrio sp. Fe33.
TTTTCCGGCATGAGCGATTTCCTGAAGAGCGCCCTTGAAGAACTGCGCCGCATCCCGTCCGGGACCACCCGGACCTACGGAGAGATGGCCGTCATCCTCGGGCGGCCCGGCGGCGCGCAGGCCGTGGGCCGGGCCATGGGGGCCAACCCGTTTCCCGTGCTCTATCCCTGCCACCGAGTGGTCGGCGCCAACGGAGCCATGACCGGCTTCTCCGCTTCGGGCGGCATCGAAATGAAAAAGACCCTGCTCCGCATGGAAGGCGCGGAACAAGGAATGTTGCCGGGACTTGAGCAGGAATAGGAATGCCTCCGGCGGCCAGAGGGGAACTTTCGAGAAAGTTTCCCCTCTGGACTCCCCTTCAAAGCTTTTTGTCGCGCCTTCGGCGGGTGCGCCGGATGCAGGCTGAATGCCCTGATGATGGGATGGAGTCTTTGGCGGCGAGTTTTTTTGCAGGCCGGGGTTCCCACATGCCCCTGACGGCCCCGCGAAGCGGCATAAAAAGTTTGGGAAAAGAAGGGGATGGGGGTTCGGGGGAAGGGGAGGAAACAACCCTTTTCAAAGGGTTTTTCCTCCCCTTCCCCCGGCCGCCGGAGGCATTCTTCTACCCCACGTATTCGAAGCCGATCTTGTCGATGGCGTCTTTGATGGCGTCCTTGTCGATGGGGGAGGGTTCCTCATAGGTCACGTTGCCGGTGAGCAGGTCGATGGACACGTTTTTCGCGCCCAATTTTTCCATGACTTCGGTGACGGACTTCACGCAATGCTGGCAGCTCATGCCTTTCACTTTGACTGTTGTCATGACGACTCCTTTGTCTGCTGAGGTTTATCCCTTGAAAAATCGCAGTCTGAGGGCGTTGGTGACCACGGTCACGGAACTCATGGCCATGGCCGTGCCCGCGATCATGGGGTTCAGGGTGGGGCCGCCGAAGATGTGCAATACGCCCGCCGCCACGGGGATGCCGATGACGTTGAAGGCGAAGGCCCAGAACAGGTTTTCCTTGATATTGCGCATGGTGGCTTTGGACAGGTTCAGCGCGGTCAGGATGGCCTTCAGGTCCGAGTGCATCAGGACCACGTCGCCGGACTCCACGGCCACGTCGATGCCCGAGCCCATGGCGATGCCGATGTCGGCCCGTGCCAGGGCGGGCGCGTCGTTGATGCCGTCGCCGACCATGGCCACCTTGCGGCCGTCGGCCTGGAGCCGGGCCACTTCCTCGGCTTTGCGGTCGGGCAGGACTCCGGCGATGACTTTGTCGATGCCCGCGCGTTCGGCGATGACGCCCGCATTGACCTGGCTGTCGCCGGTGAGCATGACCGGGGTTATCCCGGCCTTTTTCAAGGCCGCGACTACTTCGGGGGTCTCGTCGCGCATTTCGTCGGCAATGGCGAACAGGGCGTTGAGTTTGTTCTCGGAGGCGAAGTAGACCACGGTCGCGCCCTGATTCTCGTAGTGGCCCACGGCCTCCTCGGCGAAGCCGTCCTCACCGAAACCAAGGCCGTGCTCCTGCATGAGCGCCCAGTTTCCGATCATTACTTCACGATAGCCTATTTTCGCCTTGAGGCCCTTGCCGGGGATGGCTTCGAAATCGTCCGGGGCCGGGTAATCCAGGTTCTTTTCCTCGGCGTAGCGCACGATGGCCCGGGCAAGCGGGTGCTCGGACCGGCTTTCGGCTGCGGCGGCGAGGTAGACGGCTTCGGTCTGGGCCATGGTTCCCCTGACCATGGTGATGGCGGCCAGCTCGGGCCTCCCGTGGGTCAGGGTGCCGGTTTTGTCGAAGATTACGGTGTCGAGGGAGCCCGCTTCCTCCAGGGCGCGACCAGACTTGATGAGCACGCCGAGCTGCGCGCCCCGTCCGGCCGAGACCATGATGGACATGGGGGTGGCGAGTCCCATGGCGCAGGGGCAGGCTATGACCATGACGGCCACGAAGACGCGCAGTGAGAAGGGGAGTCCCGCCTGCCCGATGAAGTACCAGGCGAGTCCTGCGGCGAGGGCGGTGAGCATGACCGCGGGCACGAAATAGTAGCTGATGCGGTCCGCCAGGCTGGCGATGGGGGCTTTGGAACCCTGGGCCTCCTGCACGAGCCGGATGATCCGGGCCAGCACGGTGTCGCTCCCCACGCGGTCGGCGCGCATGGTCAGGGCACCCGAGGCGTTCAGGGTGCCGCCCGCCACGGTGTCGCCCGGCTGCTTGCCGACGGGCATGGGTTCGCCGGTGAGCATGGATTCGTCCACCGAGGAGCGTCCCTCGGTCACGGTGCCGTCCACCGGGATGCGTTCGCCGGGCCTGATGAGCAGCAGGTCGCCCGGCTCCACCTCGTCGAGGGGAATGGAGACCTGTACGCCGTCGCGGACCAGGGTGGCCGTGTCCGGGGCGAGCTGCATGAGCGCGCGGATGGCGTCCGAGGTCTTGAGCTTGCTGCGGGCTTCGAAATATTTGCCCAAGGATATCATTGCGATGAGCACGGCGGCGGACTCGTAGTACAGGTCCATGGCCAGGACGTGCGGGTCGCCCAGATTGAAAAGGAGCGCCACGGTGTTCCAGAGGGAATAGAGAAAGGCCGCGCCCG
It includes:
- a CDS encoding methylated-DNA--[protein]-cysteine S-methyltransferase codes for the protein MNGVRNEWVRGGKIALCLCWEDDRVVRIETAWAGDVAETGPLSEAARELKAALSRYEERREPGWPDLPLDFSGMSDFLKSALEELRRIPSGTTRTYGEMAVILGRPGGAQAVGRAMGANPFPVLYPCHRVVGANGAMTGFSASGGIEMKKTLLRMEGAEQGMLPGLEQE
- a CDS encoding heavy metal translocating P-type ATPase, giving the protein MKKITAQVKGMHCAACSARIEKVVGKMDGVDNVSVNLAAETMDLSYDPAAVTTEEVGERIKGLGFEAEFREIPETEAGGLSSLDLDLGGMHCAACSARIERVVGGLDGVSSASVNLAAETGNFVFDPSLVSRREIREAISGAGFSSEVRSEEAGLFEKRRHEAEQRLNAQKRALIPAFCFALPLLVLSMGHMWGMPLPAFLDPMHSPATFALVQLLLTLPVVWSGRNFYLQGIPALLRGGPNMDSLVAMGTGAAFLYSLWNTVALLFNLGDPHVLAMDLYYESAAVLIAMISLGKYFEARSKLKTSDAIRALMQLAPDTATLVRDGVQVSIPLDEVEPGDLLLIRPGERIPVDGTVTEGRSSVDESMLTGEPMPVGKQPGDTVAGGTLNASGALTMRADRVGSDTVLARIIRLVQEAQGSKAPIASLADRISYYFVPAVMLTALAAGLAWYFIGQAGLPFSLRVFVAVMVIACPCAMGLATPMSIMVSAGRGAQLGVLIKSGRALEEAGSLDTVIFDKTGTLTHGRPELAAITMVRGTMAQTEAVYLAAAAESRSEHPLARAIVRYAEEKNLDYPAPDDFEAIPGKGLKAKIGYREVMIGNWALMQEHGLGFGEDGFAEEAVGHYENQGATVVYFASENKLNALFAIADEMRDETPEVVAALKKAGITPVMLTGDSQVNAGVIAERAGIDKVIAGVLPDRKAEEVARLQADGRKVAMVGDGINDAPALARADIGIAMGSGIDVAVESGDVVLMHSDLKAILTALNLSKATMRNIKENLFWAFAFNVIGIPVAAGVLHIFGGPTLNPMIAGTAMAMSSVTVVTNALRLRFFKG
- a CDS encoding heavy-metal-associated domain-containing protein; its protein translation is MTTVKVKGMSCQHCVKSVTEVMEKLGAKNVSIDLLTGNVTYEEPSPIDKDAIKDAIDKIGFEYVG